A genome region from Pseudomonas pergaminensis includes the following:
- a CDS encoding abortive infection family protein: protein MNKFPVPAFVLAAVADAVAEAETHASLDSLFMYAEAPGDPPEGSKPVKALDWLRRINKESGDRALSIIGRIVEKYLDAPEPSSSFWQPEAAVEAHKLRVKKIKDALARAGFSYSSGGILSHGQGIATKSLAELVKARNLDVIDFEFDRALKNVVASPREAVSAACNILETIFKIYIEEHSHLSMPAKQDLQSVWKVVKADLGLDASIVEERDLQEIISGIMATVNGIGALRTHGSSAHGPVKRPYRLKPRHARLAVHAAHTIAAFVLETWDERAAKVED, encoded by the coding sequence ATGAATAAGTTTCCGGTACCCGCCTTCGTACTCGCCGCGGTCGCTGACGCGGTAGCAGAGGCCGAAACTCACGCAAGCTTAGATAGCTTGTTTATGTACGCAGAAGCACCTGGTGATCCTCCCGAGGGAAGCAAGCCGGTAAAGGCGCTTGACTGGTTGAGACGAATAAACAAGGAGAGTGGCGACCGCGCGCTTTCGATTATTGGGCGAATTGTCGAAAAATATCTGGATGCACCGGAACCCAGTTCCTCCTTTTGGCAACCCGAAGCTGCCGTTGAGGCGCATAAGTTGAGGGTAAAAAAAATCAAGGACGCTCTGGCCAGAGCTGGTTTCTCATATAGCTCTGGCGGAATTCTTAGCCATGGACAAGGTATTGCTACAAAATCTCTGGCAGAGCTCGTTAAGGCTCGGAACCTAGATGTGATTGATTTTGAATTCGACCGCGCTTTGAAAAATGTCGTGGCAAGCCCAAGAGAAGCAGTATCAGCGGCGTGCAACATATTAGAAACGATTTTCAAAATTTATATTGAGGAACATTCACACCTCTCAATGCCAGCCAAGCAGGACCTTCAATCAGTATGGAAGGTCGTCAAAGCAGATCTTGGACTAGACGCATCGATTGTAGAGGAGCGAGATCTTCAGGAAATTATCAGTGGGATCATGGCCACAGTGAATGGGATCGGCGCGCTGCGCACGCATGGAAGCTCAGCACATGGTCCTGTGAAGCGACCTTACAGACTAAAACCTAGACACGCCCGGTTAGCAGTGCATGCAGCACACACAATTGCCGCATTCGTTCTTGAAACCTGGGACGAGCGAGCCGCAAAGGTGGAGGACTGA
- a CDS encoding phage exclusion protein Lit family protein, which translates to MAAAQSLITAEQTSDVSWPADIPLPSADRDGLNNIQHMAAFDLVALALAFALLHEFQHVMFCADKCAPSTRPEEEIACDTYARTFMTSELAAYAKVHGHDFAQVQNKRAMGITLAAVIVHAMTPPHARWGNCEYPPITERLTAMIRGYTLPADSSFWAFTACALIALMRQENLPLDIVAYSNKEMVEMLLDRLG; encoded by the coding sequence ATCGCCGCCGCCCAATCGCTCATCACAGCCGAACAGACCTCAGACGTATCCTGGCCGGCGGACATCCCCCTGCCTAGCGCCGACCGTGATGGCCTGAACAACATTCAGCACATGGCGGCATTCGACCTTGTTGCGCTCGCCTTGGCCTTCGCCCTGCTACACGAATTCCAGCACGTCATGTTCTGCGCCGATAAATGCGCGCCCTCTACGCGACCTGAAGAGGAAATCGCCTGCGACACATATGCCCGAACTTTCATGACAAGCGAGCTCGCCGCCTATGCGAAGGTACACGGACACGATTTCGCCCAGGTCCAGAACAAGCGTGCGATGGGCATCACGCTCGCCGCCGTCATCGTTCATGCGATGACGCCGCCCCATGCACGTTGGGGCAATTGCGAATATCCGCCGATCACCGAACGGCTGACAGCAATGATCCGTGGCTACACTCTGCCAGCCGATTCATCATTCTGGGCCTTCACGGCCTGTGCCCTAATCGCGCTTATGCGGCAGGAAAACCTTCCGCTCGACATTGTCGCCTACTCGAACAAAGAAATGGTCGAAATGCTGCTCGACCGGCTCGGTTGA
- a CDS encoding site-specific integrase has translation MPKAIVIEDEQLEHAVRVAKVSSPENGGRDAALLLTCFGTGMTVTEICRLRVSDYLTESGTVLIDSLVRAEIAYNHRSRPLCWTSKKLTNAIDAHLAERLARGHGVSTRVMAFRGLDPDSPLFVSGRTGEGLKISAQKRDGKTYYSANQLSRLYTRLFSTAGIEGASAQSGRRTLAVKLKRRGIDLRHISEILGIESLEAVKKLCAGDPARLGDIVRRII, from the coding sequence ATGCCCAAGGCGATCGTTATCGAAGATGAGCAGCTAGAACACGCTGTACGAGTCGCCAAAGTGAGCAGCCCGGAGAATGGCGGTCGTGATGCGGCGCTGCTGCTTACATGTTTTGGCACCGGCATGACCGTGACAGAGATCTGCCGCCTTCGCGTGAGCGACTACCTCACAGAATCTGGCACTGTGCTGATCGACTCCTTGGTGCGCGCAGAAATCGCCTACAACCATCGCTCCAGGCCGTTGTGCTGGACCAGCAAGAAGTTGACTAATGCCATAGACGCGCACCTTGCCGAACGCCTCGCACGTGGTCACGGCGTTTCAACCAGAGTGATGGCCTTTCGTGGACTTGATCCTGACTCGCCATTGTTCGTGTCCGGTCGCACTGGCGAGGGGTTGAAGATCAGCGCTCAGAAGCGTGACGGTAAAACGTACTACAGCGCGAACCAGCTCAGCCGACTCTATACACGCCTGTTCAGCACGGCCGGGATCGAGGGAGCCAGTGCACAGTCTGGACGCCGCACACTTGCGGTCAAGTTGAAACGCCGCGGCATCGACTTACGGCACATCAGCGAGATATTGGGCATCGAGAGTCTGGAAGCAGTCAAGAAGCTATGCGCAGGTGATCCAGCCCGTCTGGGCGACATAGTGCGGAGAATTATTTGA
- a CDS encoding DUF2274 domain-containing protein yields MSASRKLRLGPLSRTESVKPTTMCPARLKADLDRYAALHGQAYGETVDAATLIPYMLEAIMVWDRGFKKGDPK; encoded by the coding sequence ATGAGCGCATCGCGCAAGCTGCGGCTGGGGCCGCTCTCCAGGACCGAGAGCGTCAAGCCGACCACCATGTGCCCAGCGAGATTGAAAGCCGACTTGGACCGCTATGCGGCATTACACGGTCAAGCGTATGGCGAGACCGTCGATGCAGCGACTCTCATTCCGTACATGCTGGAGGCCATTATGGTATGGGACAGAGGATTTAAGAAGGGCGACCCGAAGTAG
- a CDS encoding GIY-YIG nuclease family protein produces MPVYFIGEDENGCSPIKIGVAKNIEERKRNLQTGNPLDLKLLGWIEVADAFQLERQLHQHFESTHVRGEWFAIEPADILPILMRAGLDGFVAKNADAFQVIGYDRDAVPEYLGVWEWGDLEIHECCPYCGCLCGMHFQNASQMHHCLNCDTLTDFSDLDPRNEYLDD; encoded by the coding sequence TTGCCGGTCTATTTCATTGGCGAAGATGAAAACGGATGCTCTCCTATCAAGATCGGGGTGGCGAAGAACATCGAGGAGCGTAAGCGCAATCTCCAGACCGGTAACCCTCTTGATCTGAAACTGCTCGGATGGATCGAAGTAGCCGATGCCTTTCAGCTTGAACGCCAGCTTCATCAGCACTTCGAGTCGACCCATGTGCGCGGCGAGTGGTTCGCAATCGAGCCTGCAGATATCTTGCCCATTCTCATGCGCGCTGGCCTAGACGGATTTGTCGCCAAGAACGCTGATGCGTTCCAGGTCATTGGCTATGACCGTGACGCTGTGCCGGAGTATCTTGGGGTATGGGAATGGGGCGATCTTGAGATCCATGAATGCTGCCCCTACTGCGGCTGCCTGTGCGGCATGCACTTTCAAAATGCATCACAGATGCACCACTGTCTGAACTGCGACACGCTAACGGACTTTTCGGACTTGGACCCACGCAACGAATACTTGGACGACTGA
- a CDS encoding toxin-antitoxin system YwqK family antitoxin has translation MNGIKLGLFAVFLGTALVGCGSDTLDWDNARISGGKIYSGKDNKPFSGYVTNAPMKTLINGPETDLLGLHFRNVEPANRQETLPTPSLICDVGASEGLRDGKIACRSNSGLVRLEGEFNKGLASGKWTIYDSKGRLSLSAAFNDGKFDGRLEIYNPSGQGKLLSQGYKKGTLDGTDDRWQGNGTQVFSTVWNNGKENGLHREWWDYGKLKMEVTFIDGKQDGLATFFNDDNSVSRTVAPFQGEYARITRYNSTGETELYDLDRSGIQHPVVPSRKSNNIQNIATAGDCSDQWMNAYREEMGEEAMVRHDQIAEWEQWCAEGKTP, from the coding sequence ATGAACGGAATAAAATTAGGGCTTTTTGCAGTATTTCTGGGCACCGCTCTTGTGGGATGCGGGAGTGATACCCTTGATTGGGATAACGCCCGCATATCTGGGGGCAAGATATATTCAGGCAAAGATAACAAGCCATTTTCTGGATACGTCACGAATGCTCCCATGAAGACACTTATTAATGGCCCAGAAACTGATCTGCTTGGCCTTCACTTCCGTAATGTAGAGCCAGCAAACCGCCAAGAAACCCTTCCTACTCCGTCTCTAATTTGCGACGTTGGCGCCAGTGAAGGCTTACGAGACGGAAAAATCGCTTGCAGGAGCAACTCCGGACTTGTGCGCTTGGAAGGCGAGTTTAATAAGGGTTTGGCATCGGGTAAATGGACTATCTACGACTCCAAGGGTCGGCTGAGCCTGTCCGCTGCCTTCAACGATGGCAAATTCGACGGGCGACTTGAAATTTATAACCCCAGCGGGCAAGGAAAGCTCCTGAGCCAAGGCTATAAAAAGGGCACATTAGACGGTACGGATGATCGCTGGCAGGGAAATGGTACCCAGGTATTTTCCACCGTATGGAACAACGGTAAAGAGAACGGTCTGCATCGTGAGTGGTGGGATTACGGAAAGCTTAAGATGGAGGTAACTTTCATTGATGGGAAACAAGATGGTCTTGCCACCTTCTTTAATGATGACAATAGCGTCAGCCGTACCGTTGCTCCTTTTCAAGGCGAGTATGCCAGAATAACCCGATATAATTCCACTGGAGAGACAGAACTGTATGACCTAGATAGGTCTGGCATTCAGCACCCTGTTGTACCATCAAGAAAATCTAACAATATTCAAAACATCGCCACTGCTGGAGACTGCTCTGACCAGTGGATGAATGCTTATCGTGAGGAAATGGGGGAAGAAGCGATGGTTAGGCACGACCAAATAGCTGAATGGGAACAGTGGTGCGCTGAAGGGAAAACGCCATGA